A window of the Citrus sinensis cultivar Valencia sweet orange chromosome 9, DVS_A1.0, whole genome shotgun sequence genome harbors these coding sequences:
- the LOC102625327 gene encoding probable indole-3-pyruvate monooxygenase YUCCA3 has translation MYNNNNSFNLSNMPQSFITNDEFLSNRCIWVNGPVIVGAGPSGLAVAAGLKNQGVPFIILERTNCIASLWQNRTYDRLKLHLPKQFCQLPNFPFPEDFPEYPTKYQFITYLESYAKQFDINPRFNETVQSAKYDETFGFWRIKTISSSDSSFCEVEYICRWLVVATGENAEKIEPEFEGLQHFEGNVMHAGDYKSGASYRGKRVLVVGCGNSGMEVSLDLCNHNSKPSMVVRSSVHVLPREVLGKSTFQLAVLMMKYFPLWLVDKILLILARLILGNVEKYGLKRPPTGPIELKNNEGKTPVLDIGALQKIRSGDIKVVPGIKKFSPGKVELVNGQVLEIDSVVLATGYRSNVPSWLKENEFFSENGIPKNPFPNGWKGKGGLYAVGFTKRGLSGASLDAMSVALDIAKSWKEETKQKKKSIASRHRRCISHF, from the exons atgtataacaacaacaacagctTTAACTTATCAAACATGCCACAAAGTTTCATCACCAATGATGAGTTTCTAAGCAACCGCTGCATTTGGGTGAATGGACCTGTCATAGTAGGCGCCGGCCCTTCAGGTTTAGCCGTTGCTGCTGGCCTTAAAAACCAAGGGGTACCCTTCATCATCCTTGAAAGAACGAACTGCATTGCCTCTCTCTGGCAAAACAGAACCTATGATCGTCTCAAGCTTCATCTTCCTAAACAATTCTGCCAACTTCCAAACTTCCCATTTCCTGAGGATTTTCCCGAGTACCCCACCAAGTATCAGTTCATCACCTATCTTGAATCCTACGCTAAACAGTTTGACATCAACCCGCGTTTCAACGAAACTGTTCAATCCGCTAAGTATGATGAAACTTTTGGTTTCTGGCGAATCAAGACCATTTCTTCTAGTGATTCAAGCTTCTGTGAAGTTGAGTACATTTGCCGGTGGCTTGTTGTTGCCACAGGGGAAAATGCTGAAAAGATTGAGCCAGAATTCGAAGGCTTGCAGCATTTCGAAGGCAATGTTATGCATGCTGGTGACTATAAATCAGGGGCAAGTTATCGAGGCAAGCGTGTGCTTGTAGTTGGCTGTGGCAATTCAGGCATGGAggtttctcttgatctttgtAACCACAATTCAAAGCCTTCAATGGTAGTTCGAAGCTCG GTTCATGTGTTGCCAAGGGAAGTGCTTGGAAAATCAACATTTCAATTAGCagttttgatgatgaaatatTTCCCACTTTGGCTTGTGGACAAGATTCTGCTAATTCTTGCAAGATTAATACTTGGCAATGTTGAGAAATATGGCTTAAAAAGGCCACCTACTGGCCCTATAGAGCTCAAGAACAATGAAGGCAAAACCCCTGTGTTGGACATTGGTGCTTTGCAAAAGATTAGATCCGGTGACATTAAAGTTGTCCCCGGAATCAAGAAATTTTCACCAGGAAAAGTTGAGCTTGTCAATGGACAAGTTCTTGAGATTGATTCTGTAGTTCTTGCAACTGGGTACCGGAGCAATGTCCCTTCTTGGCTTAAG gAGAATGAATTCTTTTCTGAAAATGGGATTCCAAAAAATCCATTTCCAAATGGATGGAAAGGCAAGGGAGGGCTGTATGCAGTTGGGTTCACAAAGAGAGGACTCTCTGGTGCTTCACTAGATGCAATGAGTGTAGCACTTGACATTGCTAAGAGCTGGAAGGAGGAAACAAAGCAGAAGAAAAAGTCAATTGCTTCAAGGCACAGAAGATGTATATCACATTTCTAA